From a region of the Flavobacterium sediminilitoris genome:
- a CDS encoding DUF3703 domain-containing protein produces the protein MKFYTLIPKSLKPFFEIELENYKIEYASGNLEKAWNHLERAHIIGQKYPYSHSLVHWKMLVFGFKIKNGKEIVGQIPRLIFGGIKSFVGKIPVGNPGGANVPPLKPFPIEKELQNIFITAGINPI, from the coding sequence ATGAAATTTTATACCTTAATACCTAAATCTCTCAAACCTTTTTTCGAAATAGAATTAGAAAATTATAAAATAGAATATGCATCAGGCAATTTAGAAAAAGCTTGGAATCATTTAGAAAGAGCACATATCATTGGACAAAAATATCCATATTCACATAGTCTTGTTCATTGGAAAATGCTTGTATTTGGATTCAAAATAAAAAATGGTAAAGAAATAGTGGGACAAATTCCAAGACTAATTTTTGGAGGAATAAAATCATTTGTAGGTAAAATCCCTGTAGGTAATCCAGGTGGAGCAAACGTACCTCCATTAAAACCATTTCCTATTGAAAAAGAATTACAAAACATTTTCATTACAGCAGGAATAAACCCTATATAA
- a CDS encoding Hsp20/alpha crystallin family protein yields the protein MNIVKTNPKVFFPSIIEELFKPDFFGGTQDFTTKVPAVNVKETQVGFSIELLVPGFKKEDFKIEIDNDLLTVSSEVTKDLEEKIETDKYTRREFSFSSFKRSFSLPETVNKEAINATYVDGILYLTLPKREETLPEPKRFIKIG from the coding sequence ATGAACATAGTAAAAACAAATCCAAAAGTATTTTTTCCTTCTATAATAGAAGAATTATTTAAGCCTGATTTTTTTGGAGGAACTCAAGATTTTACAACTAAAGTTCCTGCGGTAAATGTAAAAGAAACTCAAGTTGGTTTTTCAATAGAATTGCTTGTGCCTGGTTTTAAAAAGGAAGATTTTAAAATTGAAATTGATAATGATCTTTTAACTGTTTCATCAGAAGTTACCAAAGATTTAGAAGAAAAAATAGAAACCGATAAATATACGCGTAGAGAGTTTAGTTTTTCATCATTTAAACGTTCTTTTTCTTTACCAGAAACAGTTAACAAAGAGGCTATAAATGCAACTTATGTTGATGGAATTCTATATTTAACTCTTCCAAAAAGAGAAGAAACATTACCAGAACCAAAGCGTTTTATTAAAATTGGTTAA
- a CDS encoding peroxiredoxin-like family protein, translating to MNLTDELKKYADQSAAKIPAEVLAIMKNAIQELESSNLVNQALKTGDKIPTIELPNATGKIISIQEQIKKGKVIIAFYRGGWCPYCNLELKALQEILPQIKEKGASLIAITPETPDNSLNTIEKNNLEFEVLTDKDNKTASKFNLTYKLPKELLDIYLNFGINLEKSNNNQLGELPIAATYVVDTKGTIIFDYIKEDYKLRASTEAIIASL from the coding sequence ATGAATTTAACAGACGAATTAAAGAAATACGCAGATCAAAGTGCCGCTAAAATTCCAGCAGAAGTTCTAGCTATAATGAAAAATGCTATACAAGAATTAGAAAGTAGCAATTTAGTCAATCAAGCATTAAAAACAGGAGATAAAATCCCAACAATTGAGTTACCAAATGCAACAGGCAAAATAATTTCTATTCAAGAACAAATAAAAAAAGGTAAAGTAATCATTGCTTTTTATAGAGGAGGTTGGTGTCCATACTGCAATTTAGAATTAAAAGCCTTACAAGAGATTCTTCCTCAAATAAAAGAAAAAGGAGCTTCTCTAATTGCAATAACTCCAGAAACACCCGATAATTCATTAAACACAATTGAAAAAAACAATCTTGAATTTGAAGTACTAACTGATAAAGACAATAAAACAGCTAGCAAATTTAATTTAACTTATAAACTACCTAAAGAATTACTAGATATTTACCTGAATTTTGGAATAAATTTAGAAAAAAGTAATAACAACCAACTTGGAGAACTACCTATTGCAGCCACTTATGTAGTAGATACAAAGGGTACAATTATTTTTGATTATATCAAAGAAGACTATAAGCTAAGAGCTTCTACCGAAGCAATAATTGCTTCGCTTTAA
- a CDS encoding DUF1456 family protein — MTNNDIFKKLRVALQLRDDQIVEILELVDFRVSKGELGNIFRKEDHPNYVECGDQLLRNFLNGLVIHLRGTKENPKNPMDVIKSHKNDAPTEKREIKPKTESFKKQTTTFKPKPKKKPLPKKEPIVEKVRFKNGKNKSKD, encoded by the coding sequence ATGACAAATAACGATATATTTAAAAAACTAAGAGTTGCACTTCAATTACGTGACGATCAAATTGTTGAAATCTTAGAATTAGTAGACTTTAGAGTTTCAAAAGGCGAACTTGGTAACATTTTTAGAAAAGAAGATCACCCTAATTATGTAGAATGTGGAGATCAATTGCTACGTAATTTTCTAAATGGATTAGTTATTCATCTTCGTGGTACAAAGGAAAACCCTAAAAACCCAATGGATGTAATTAAAAGCCATAAAAATGATGCTCCAACGGAAAAACGAGAAATAAAACCAAAAACAGAGAGCTTCAAAAAACAAACAACAACTTTTAAGCCAAAACCAAAGAAGAAACCACTTCCTAAAAAAGAACCTATTGTGGAAAAAGTACGTTTTAAAAACGGCAAGAATAAATCAAAAGACTAA
- a CDS encoding BatA domain-containing protein has product MQFKHPEILYFLFLLVIPILVHLFQLRKFKKEYFTNVKLLRQLQQETRKSSTLKKWLLLATRLLLLALLIFAFAQPFFTAKESKNKENELIILVDNSFSMQAKGNKGELLKRSIQELLESLPETQNFSLLTNNNVFWDVDIKTIQSELQKIEYSALPFELDFLLTQIDSKKPNTKKDYLIITDAIGTNSKKIEDLNQTNQVYFINPVAENKNNISIENVTLSQVLDAFYEIKITLKSYGKTEEAIPVAVYNKEALIAKSQVTFDKTEKELKINIPKNSFHGKVTLQDNSLQYDNEFYFSISQPKKQNAIIIGTEEKNKFLNKILTENEFVVTNTELTKLNYSSIENQQTIILNEISEIPQALGTTLLSFYNKGGTIILIPSIENNIQNLNNFCKNFGSFKFLNTTDTEKQITKISFNHPIYKNVFEKKVSNFQYPKVTKSFIPSGNGLPILQFEDNTNFAISISNKIGNLFVFTAPINKQNSNFQNSPLIVPTFYNMSQSKTNSKTNTFTIGENETIIIDAILSKDEVVSITNKQNSFIPQQQIINAKVKLAFGDYPELAGNYNIKQTENTIEEISFNYPRTESDLNNTNTTLFNKTTTVNSIETVLNDLHSKRTDTALWKWFIIGTLLFLLIELLIQKFVK; this is encoded by the coding sequence ATGCAGTTTAAACATCCAGAGATTTTATACTTCCTATTTTTATTGGTTATACCAATTTTAGTGCATTTATTCCAACTCCGTAAATTTAAAAAAGAATATTTTACAAACGTAAAACTATTACGCCAACTACAACAAGAAACCCGAAAAAGTAGTACGCTAAAAAAATGGTTACTTTTAGCAACACGCTTACTTCTTTTAGCTCTATTAATATTCGCTTTTGCTCAACCTTTTTTTACTGCAAAAGAATCTAAAAACAAAGAAAATGAATTAATCATTTTAGTAGACAACTCCTTTTCAATGCAAGCCAAAGGAAACAAAGGAGAGCTATTAAAAAGAAGCATTCAAGAATTATTAGAATCACTTCCAGAAACACAAAATTTTTCACTTTTAACAAACAATAATGTCTTTTGGGATGTTGACATTAAAACCATACAAAGTGAATTACAAAAAATAGAATATTCAGCACTTCCATTTGAATTAGATTTTTTATTAACACAAATCGATTCTAAAAAACCCAACACTAAAAAAGATTATCTGATAATTACAGATGCTATTGGAACAAATTCTAAAAAAATTGAAGATTTAAACCAAACAAATCAAGTTTACTTTATAAACCCTGTTGCAGAAAACAAAAACAACATTAGCATAGAAAACGTTACCCTATCACAAGTTTTAGATGCCTTTTATGAAATAAAAATCACTTTAAAATCGTATGGTAAAACAGAAGAAGCCATTCCTGTTGCAGTGTATAACAAAGAAGCATTAATTGCAAAATCACAAGTTACATTTGACAAAACAGAAAAAGAACTAAAAATAAATATTCCTAAAAATTCTTTTCATGGAAAAGTAACACTACAAGACAATAGTTTACAATATGATAATGAATTTTACTTTAGCATTTCACAACCCAAAAAACAAAATGCAATTATCATTGGAACAGAAGAAAAAAACAAATTTTTAAATAAAATACTAACCGAAAATGAGTTTGTTGTTACTAATACCGAACTAACAAAATTAAACTATAGTAGCATTGAAAACCAACAAACTATTATTTTAAACGAAATTTCCGAAATTCCACAAGCACTAGGAACTACTCTACTCTCTTTTTACAACAAAGGAGGAACAATTATCCTTATCCCATCAATAGAAAACAACATTCAAAACTTAAATAATTTCTGTAAAAATTTTGGTTCTTTTAAATTTTTAAACACTACTGATACAGAAAAACAAATCACGAAAATAAGTTTTAATCACCCTATTTATAAAAATGTATTTGAGAAAAAAGTTAGTAACTTTCAATATCCTAAAGTAACAAAATCTTTTATCCCTTCAGGAAATGGATTACCCATTTTACAATTTGAAGACAATACCAACTTTGCCATTTCAATTTCAAACAAAATTGGAAATCTATTTGTTTTTACAGCACCCATAAACAAACAAAACTCAAATTTTCAAAACTCACCTTTAATTGTGCCTACTTTTTACAATATGTCACAATCCAAAACAAATTCAAAAACCAACACATTTACAATAGGTGAAAATGAAACTATAATTATTGATGCTATCTTATCTAAAGACGAAGTTGTAAGCATTACAAACAAACAAAACAGCTTCATTCCACAGCAACAAATTATAAATGCAAAAGTAAAGCTAGCCTTTGGAGATTATCCAGAATTAGCAGGAAACTATAACATAAAGCAAACTGAAAACACAATAGAAGAAATCAGTTTCAACTATCCAAGAACAGAAAGCGATTTAAACAATACAAACACAACACTTTTCAATAAAACCACAACCGTAAACAGCATTGAAACCGTTTTAAACGATTTACATTCAAAACGAACCGATACTGCATTGTGGAAATGGTTTATTATTGGCACATTACTTTTCTTATTGATTGAACTACTAATTCAAAAATTCGTAAAATGA
- a CDS encoding dihydroorotase: MTTVLIKKATIIDKNSSFHNQTVDIKIENGIIIEIAKNIASENNIEVIEKENLHVSQGWFDSSVSFGEPGYEDRETIANGLQVAAKSGFTAIALQPNSFPVIDNQSQVKFVLDKAKNQATTLFPIGALTKNSEGTDLAELFDMKNAGAIAFGDYNKAIQDANIQKIALQYVQDFNGLVISFCQDYSLKGKGIVNEGIASTKLGLKGIPALAEELHIARNLFLLEYTGGKLHIPTISTQKSIQLIKEAKAKGLQVTCSVSVHHLVLNEEILSGFDSRYKVTPPLRDEVTRKALIEAVINGTIDCITSDHNPLDIEHKKLEFDLAKDGTIGLESAFGALLTVLPLEVVIEKLTAAKKIFEIEENKIEINTKAELSFFNPDGEEIFTKENILSKSKNSAFLQQKTKGKVYGIYNNKKLIINN; encoded by the coding sequence ATGACAACCGTTTTAATTAAAAAAGCAACCATAATAGATAAAAACAGTTCGTTTCACAACCAAACCGTTGATATAAAAATTGAAAACGGAATCATAATTGAAATTGCAAAAAACATAGCTTCCGAAAACAACATTGAAGTTATAGAAAAAGAAAATCTACATGTTTCACAAGGTTGGTTTGACTCTTCCGTTTCTTTCGGAGAACCAGGCTATGAAGACAGAGAAACCATTGCAAACGGATTACAAGTTGCAGCAAAAAGTGGTTTTACAGCCATAGCACTTCAACCTAACAGCTTTCCTGTGATTGACAATCAATCGCAAGTGAAATTTGTACTCGACAAAGCTAAAAACCAAGCCACTACTCTATTCCCTATTGGAGCACTAACCAAAAATAGCGAAGGAACAGACTTGGCCGAACTATTCGATATGAAAAATGCAGGTGCTATTGCTTTTGGAGATTACAACAAAGCCATTCAAGACGCAAATATTCAAAAAATAGCCTTACAATATGTACAAGACTTTAACGGATTAGTCATCAGCTTTTGCCAAGATTACTCCTTAAAAGGAAAAGGAATTGTAAATGAAGGAATAGCCTCTACAAAATTAGGATTAAAAGGAATTCCCGCATTAGCAGAAGAACTACACATTGCTCGCAATTTATTCTTACTAGAATACACTGGTGGAAAATTACACATTCCAACCATTTCTACTCAGAAATCAATACAATTAATTAAAGAAGCTAAAGCCAAAGGATTACAAGTAACTTGTAGCGTTTCCGTACATCATTTAGTCTTAAATGAAGAAATACTGTCAGGATTCGATTCACGATATAAAGTAACACCACCATTACGAGATGAAGTTACGCGAAAAGCACTAATAGAAGCCGTAATTAATGGAACAATTGACTGTATTACATCAGATCATAACCCGCTAGATATTGAACATAAAAAATTAGAATTTGATTTAGCAAAAGACGGAACCATTGGTTTAGAAAGTGCTTTTGGAGCATTATTAACTGTTTTACCACTTGAAGTGGTTATTGAAAAACTAACCGCTGCAAAAAAAATCTTCGAAATTGAAGAAAACAAAATAGAAATCAATACAAAAGCAGAATTAAGCTTCTTCAATCCAGATGGAGAAGAAATATTTACCAAAGAAAACATTTTATCAAAATCAAAAAACTCCGCTTTTCTACAACAAAAAACAAAAGGAAAAGTATATGGAATATACAACAATAAAAAATTAATAATTAATAATTAA
- a CDS encoding DUF4870 domain-containing protein codes for MNDIEKGKNAALVSYITIIGSVIAIFMNQDEKKSEFASFHIRQALGIFLTFFFLGYPIGYFNSWMVSSAFWLFIFILWIYGFLGALNGEKKIVPLVGEFYQKCFKSL; via the coding sequence ATGAACGATATAGAAAAAGGGAAAAACGCAGCTCTAGTAAGCTATATAACCATAATAGGAAGCGTTATTGCAATTTTTATGAATCAAGATGAAAAGAAAAGTGAATTTGCCAGTTTTCACATTCGTCAAGCATTAGGTATTTTTTTAACTTTCTTCTTCTTAGGTTATCCTATAGGCTATTTCAATAGTTGGATGGTTTCCTCTGCATTTTGGTTATTTATTTTCATCCTTTGGATTTACGGTTTCCTAGGCGCTCTAAATGGAGAAAAGAAAATAGTACCACTAGTAGGTGAATTTTATCAAAAATGCTTTAAAAGCTTATAA
- a CDS encoding DUF6896 domain-containing protein, which yields MKLIKKIQICNNLDDIPNFKTIKSLERGIEWKIVFGNEIKSKREKIGSQWKLEHPEFQISVHTIEPEINIVKLITGKEIEEHQEFFEKCAKDYRNLAIKLINKFSEKHNIKIDPKYPMNTLFHTEKLGYKPVGQMNEWRYAFHGIHCGLTNNKTGQRIEIPLTFGLEFGQLDPYFFTDFIKSTKEYLPLPVEIYCDYADGKRILEKMVEIGKFEYVNSNWPNERGIVVTDREKVKVYNPDTELEEERLCTTTYKNNGGISTKTKDNNNLFWSKLKRMWS from the coding sequence TTGAAACTAATTAAGAAAATACAAATCTGTAATAATCTGGATGATATTCCAAATTTTAAAACCATCAAGTCACTTGAAAGAGGAATTGAATGGAAAATAGTATTTGGTAATGAAATTAAGTCCAAAAGAGAAAAAATTGGTAGTCAATGGAAACTTGAACATCCTGAATTCCAAATTTCAGTTCATACAATAGAACCTGAAATAAATATTGTCAAATTAATTACGGGCAAAGAAATCGAAGAACACCAAGAGTTCTTTGAAAAATGCGCAAAAGATTATAGGAATTTAGCAATTAAATTGATAAACAAATTTTCCGAAAAACATAATATAAAAATTGATCCTAAATACCCTATGAATACTCTATTTCATACTGAAAAACTTGGATATAAGCCAGTTGGACAAATGAACGAATGGAGATATGCTTTTCACGGAATACATTGTGGATTAACCAATAATAAAACTGGACAGCGAATTGAAATTCCTTTAACCTTTGGATTGGAATTCGGACAACTTGACCCTTATTTTTTCACAGATTTTATTAAATCTACTAAAGAATATCTGCCTTTACCAGTTGAAATATATTGCGACTACGCTGACGGAAAAAGAATTTTAGAAAAAATGGTGGAAATTGGAAAATTCGAATACGTGAATTCTAATTGGCCAAATGAAAGAGGAATTGTAGTAACGGATAGAGAAAAAGTTAAAGTTTATAACCCAGATACGGAATTGGAAGAAGAAAGACTATGTACAACAACGTATAAAAATAATGGTGGAATTTCTACCAAAACAAAAGATAATAATAATCTATTTTGGTCTAAACTTAAGCGTATGTGGTCATAA
- a CDS encoding response regulator transcription factor — MKNYIFLLFIITVKLFGQNNTQIIPPKKLSPSEIYTKEYDFIDEEEQKFEKFKRQIKAVTTEDYLEKIRTYSKDSLKTLAIKLLSLKELNEKKLLQKDISLNSEYYIRLLEELKSSEINNQEYFFLEKELNSYYLINLEKKQTFSIILNIIFGIIIAILIYTIYSLKSQKRLNIIEELSNQEIKIKEHILNGKSNKEIAEELFISLNTVKTHITNIYSKLNVSNRKELINKFQK, encoded by the coding sequence ATGAAAAATTATATTTTCCTGTTATTCATTATCACCGTTAAACTATTTGGGCAAAACAATACTCAAATTATACCACCAAAAAAACTATCACCTTCAGAAATATATACTAAAGAATATGATTTTATTGATGAAGAAGAACAAAAATTTGAAAAATTTAAAAGACAAATAAAGGCTGTTACAACAGAAGATTATTTAGAAAAAATTAGAACCTACTCAAAAGATTCTTTAAAAACACTAGCCATAAAACTGCTAAGTCTAAAAGAATTAAATGAAAAAAAATTACTTCAAAAAGATATTTCACTAAATTCAGAATATTATATTCGCTTACTTGAAGAATTAAAATCTAGTGAAATAAATAATCAAGAATATTTTTTTCTAGAAAAAGAATTGAATAGCTACTATTTGATTAATTTAGAAAAGAAACAAACTTTTAGCATAATCCTAAACATTATCTTTGGAATCATAATAGCAATTCTTATCTATACTATTTACTCATTAAAATCTCAAAAAAGATTAAACATTATTGAAGAACTTAGTAATCAAGAAATAAAAATTAAAGAGCATATACTAAATGGTAAAAGCAATAAAGAAATTGCAGAAGAACTCTTTATTAGTTTAAACACTGTTAAAACACACATCACTAATATTTATAGCAAGTTAAATGTCTCTAATAGAAAAGAATTAATTAATAAATTTCAAAAATAG
- a CDS encoding outer membrane beta-barrel family protein → MLKKYYSFALFFSCLIGLSQNNFTLKIELIGSGNETIKEGNAYLFDAKTNQIIKTESIVDKQLIFTSLNEGNYTLLITCEEFEEFEQKVFLNKNLTLKIELTKINFTELNEIVVKGNKKTFTNSNGNIKVDIANSIFKAIPNPIDLLSKLPGIQISGDQENISIIGRGNPLIYIDNQRVGINDLNTLSVEDIKTLEIIKNPSSKYEAEGRAVILITRKLSKKDKFETTISEVASVKKRFNNYLGINSNFKKNKTEIKTNFNYNQLNPWESAANNLEIPNDNITSNFIAESYSKRRQFILGGGLYHQINEDDYLSFNLSGKIQKDNDENTTNTFHDQNNVQNKIETLNNNDENRNFLNSFVNYNKKIKPLDINLFTGFQFSNFNQKSNSIIQNNYDNTQFDLTQNRNQKFNVDVFSGKTDLEKTFKNEMKWEVGALYLSAEAKTDFEVLDFISNNNENSNYNFKEKNISGYTQLSGKIKKINYLFGLRTENTSIKGKYANDDFLLIDKDYTNFFPKIQLDIPIDSTKTIRFNYAKSISRPNYSSTSQISIYTNPYLVYSRNINLNPTITDEISGTFQYKDKSVKLNFYRSKDPVNFAFSYDSTVNLITFNSINYTKESGIDLEFTLPFKHNIWNSTNSFNFIVNKIEDKSAVFNESKPYLYYYSNHIFELPKEFNFSITGWGLTERKEGIFKRNSLFIMNLALSKTLLKNFDCTINFNDVFRNMNFNEDLTINNIISKGIYYTDTREISLSIRYKFGKIKDSNYQERDIDQNSNRIR, encoded by the coding sequence ATGCTTAAAAAATATTATTCATTCGCATTATTCTTCTCTTGTTTAATTGGACTTTCACAAAATAATTTTACTTTAAAAATAGAACTCATAGGTTCAGGAAATGAAACTATAAAAGAAGGTAATGCCTATCTATTTGATGCAAAAACAAACCAAATTATTAAAACAGAATCTATTGTAGATAAGCAATTAATTTTTACTTCATTAAACGAAGGAAATTATACGCTTCTTATTACTTGTGAAGAGTTTGAAGAATTTGAACAAAAAGTTTTTTTAAATAAAAATCTAACTTTAAAAATAGAATTAACTAAAATTAATTTTACTGAACTAAACGAAATTGTAGTAAAAGGGAATAAAAAGACTTTTACAAATTCAAACGGAAACATTAAAGTCGATATTGCCAATTCTATTTTTAAAGCCATTCCAAATCCAATAGATTTACTTTCAAAACTTCCAGGGATACAAATAAGTGGAGATCAGGAAAACATATCTATAATTGGGAGAGGAAACCCATTAATTTATATAGATAATCAAAGAGTAGGAATAAATGATTTAAATACTTTATCGGTTGAAGATATTAAGACACTAGAAATTATCAAAAACCCTTCGTCTAAATATGAAGCCGAAGGAAGAGCAGTAATTTTAATTACAAGAAAACTAAGCAAAAAAGACAAATTTGAAACTACTATTTCTGAAGTTGCTTCAGTTAAAAAGAGATTTAATAATTACTTAGGAATAAATTCAAATTTTAAAAAGAATAAAACCGAAATAAAAACTAATTTCAACTACAATCAATTAAATCCTTGGGAAAGTGCAGCGAATAATCTTGAAATTCCAAATGACAATATAACTTCAAATTTTATTGCCGAATCATACTCCAAAAGACGTCAATTTATTCTAGGAGGTGGTCTTTATCATCAAATTAATGAAGATGATTATTTATCATTCAATTTGAGTGGAAAAATTCAAAAAGACAATGACGAAAACACGACTAATACTTTCCATGATCAAAACAATGTTCAAAATAAAATTGAAACATTAAATAATAATGATGAAAATAGAAACTTTTTAAATTCATTTGTTAACTACAACAAAAAAATAAAACCTTTAGACATAAACTTATTTACAGGTTTCCAATTCTCTAATTTTAATCAAAAATCAAATAGCATTATCCAAAACAATTATGATAACACTCAATTTGACTTAACACAAAACAGAAATCAAAAATTTAATGTAGATGTATTTTCAGGAAAAACTGATTTAGAAAAAACATTTAAAAATGAAATGAAATGGGAAGTTGGAGCCTTATACTTATCAGCAGAAGCTAAAACTGATTTTGAAGTTTTAGACTTTATTTCAAATAATAATGAAAACTCAAATTATAATTTTAAAGAGAAAAACATATCAGGATATACACAATTATCTGGAAAAATTAAAAAAATAAATTATTTATTTGGATTACGAACAGAAAACACAAGCATTAAAGGAAAATATGCAAATGATGATTTTTTATTAATCGATAAAGATTACACTAATTTTTTTCCTAAAATCCAGCTTGACATTCCTATTGATAGCACAAAAACTATACGCTTTAATTATGCTAAAAGTATTTCAAGACCCAATTATTCATCAACAAGCCAAATATCAATTTATACAAACCCTTATTTAGTTTATTCAAGAAATATTAATTTAAATCCAACAATTACAGATGAAATTTCGGGAACTTTTCAGTACAAAGACAAATCTGTAAAGCTAAATTTCTATCGTAGCAAAGATCCTGTAAATTTTGCGTTTTCATATGATTCTACTGTTAACTTAATTACATTTAATTCTATTAATTATACCAAAGAATCGGGTATAGATTTAGAGTTTACACTTCCATTTAAACATAACATTTGGAATTCAACAAACAGTTTTAATTTTATTGTAAACAAAATCGAAGATAAATCTGCTGTTTTTAATGAATCAAAGCCCTATTTATACTATTATTCAAATCATATTTTTGAATTACCTAAAGAATTCAATTTTTCAATTACAGGTTGGGGTTTAACAGAAAGGAAAGAAGGAATTTTTAAACGAAATTCATTATTCATTATGAATTTAGCATTGTCTAAAACATTACTTAAAAATTTTGATTGCACAATAAACTTTAATGATGTTTTCAGGAATATGAATTTTAATGAAGATTTAACCATAAACAATATCATTTCTAAAGGAATATATTATACGGATACAAGAGAAATATCACTTTCAATACGTTATAAATTTGGAAAGATTAAAGATTCAAATTATCAAGAAAGAGATATTGACCAAAACTCGAATAGAATTAGATAA